One region of Haladaptatus cibarius D43 genomic DNA includes:
- a CDS encoding DUF7847 domain-containing protein, whose translation MAVISALRTAAGAVLRNPVIILVTALFGLIQLPQLLAQAINPLIAGLLSLALSLLMIFVTPFIQAGLIGMANEGIEGKTRFGTFISEGKSHYVPVFSVYLLLIAVGFVISIMFVVGAFVGIGTIFVTNGEPSLAVLGVFSLLAILVFGAFFLTFFFLQFYVQAIVIEDIGAIAGLKHSYRCVRAHLLSTFGYVILATVAGSVFGVFGVIMSIFTNPASQSAEMPIAVSDPSFGILLAIGALFVVFSGIFGGFMATYSVAFYREIRVPVSA comes from the coding sequence ATGGCAGTCATTAGTGCCCTCCGAACTGCCGCTGGGGCAGTCCTCCGGAACCCTGTTATCATCCTCGTTACAGCCCTCTTCGGGCTGATTCAACTCCCGCAACTACTCGCGCAAGCTATCAATCCCCTCATTGCAGGCTTACTGTCGCTCGCTCTTAGCCTCCTGATGATATTCGTCACGCCCTTCATTCAAGCCGGACTTATCGGCATGGCAAACGAGGGAATCGAAGGAAAAACACGCTTTGGGACGTTCATCTCCGAAGGCAAATCCCACTACGTCCCAGTGTTCAGCGTCTATCTGCTCCTCATAGCAGTTGGATTCGTGATTAGTATCATGTTCGTCGTCGGAGCTTTCGTCGGCATCGGTACGATATTCGTCACCAATGGAGAACCGAGTCTCGCGGTGCTTGGCGTCTTCTCCCTCCTCGCCATACTCGTTTTCGGCGCGTTCTTCCTCACGTTCTTCTTCCTTCAGTTCTACGTGCAGGCCATCGTCATCGAGGACATCGGAGCCATCGCCGGATTGAAACACAGCTACCGATGCGTTCGTGCCCACCTCCTGAGCACGTTCGGCTATGTGATTCTCGCAACCGTCGCCGGTTCCGTCTTCGGCGTCTTCGGTGTGATTATGTCTATTTTCACGAATCCAGCGTCACAATCCGCCGAGATGCCGATTGCAGTTTCCGATCCATCGTTCGGGATTCTTCTCGCAATCGGGGCTCTGTTCGTCGTCTTTTCCGGCATTTTCGGCGGCTTC
- the hemL gene encoding glutamate-1-semialdehyde 2,1-aminomutase, which yields MNRERSRNLYDRALSVTPGGVNSPIRAVRPHPFFVKRGDGAHVIDADGNRYLDYVGGYGPLLLGHDLPQSVQSALQSQLADGPMYGAPAEVEVELAEFVSRHVPSVEMIRFVNSGTEATASAVRLARGYTGRDKIVVMQGGYHGAQESTLVQGASGRTSEPSSSGIPAAFAEETITLPFNDAEAARELFEERGDEIACVMTEPILGNYASVPPVDGYLESLRELTDEHGSLLVFDEVMTGFRIGGLQCAQGKFGVTPDLTTFAKIIGGGFPVGAIGGRADIIEQFAPTGNVFQAGTYSGHPLSLTAGLEMLRFAAKNDVYDHVNSLGDELRSGLTDILADRAPEYTVVGQDSMFKVIFTRDGPRDLEGQCEAGCQQNPDCPRFDYCPKDKTDVDRAETERWERLFWPAMLEQGIFLTANQFESQFISYAHTEEDIEETLEAYKEAL from the coding sequence ATGAACCGCGAGCGCTCTCGAAACCTGTACGACCGCGCGCTATCCGTGACGCCGGGCGGCGTCAACTCCCCAATCCGGGCAGTTCGGCCGCATCCGTTCTTCGTGAAACGTGGCGACGGCGCGCACGTCATCGATGCCGACGGAAACCGATATCTCGACTACGTGGGTGGCTACGGGCCGCTTCTGTTGGGTCACGACCTACCGCAGTCCGTGCAGTCCGCGCTTCAGTCCCAACTGGCGGACGGCCCGATGTACGGCGCGCCAGCGGAAGTTGAGGTCGAACTCGCGGAGTTCGTCAGCCGCCACGTTCCGAGCGTCGAGATGATTCGGTTCGTCAACAGCGGGACGGAGGCGACCGCGTCCGCCGTGCGCCTCGCCCGCGGCTACACCGGACGCGACAAAATCGTGGTTATGCAGGGCGGCTACCACGGCGCACAGGAATCGACGCTGGTGCAGGGCGCGTCGGGTCGAACCTCCGAACCGAGTTCCAGTGGGATTCCGGCGGCGTTCGCGGAGGAAACCATCACGCTTCCGTTCAACGACGCCGAGGCCGCGCGCGAACTGTTCGAAGAGCGTGGCGACGAAATCGCCTGTGTGATGACCGAACCGATTCTCGGCAACTACGCCAGCGTTCCGCCCGTCGATGGCTATCTGGAATCCCTGCGGGAACTGACCGACGAACACGGGTCTCTGCTCGTCTTCGACGAGGTGATGACCGGGTTCCGAATTGGCGGCTTGCAGTGCGCACAGGGCAAATTCGGCGTCACGCCCGACCTAACTACCTTCGCAAAAATCATCGGCGGCGGCTTCCCGGTTGGAGCAATCGGCGGCAGAGCGGACATCATCGAACAGTTTGCGCCGACCGGAAACGTGTTTCAGGCGGGTACCTACTCCGGCCACCCGCTCTCGCTGACCGCCGGATTGGAGATGCTTCGATTCGCCGCGAAAAACGACGTGTACGACCACGTCAACAGCCTCGGCGACGAACTTCGGTCGGGTCTGACTGACATCCTCGCAGACCGCGCGCCGGAGTACACCGTGGTCGGACAGGACAGCATGTTCAAGGTCATCTTCACGCGCGACGGGCCGCGGGATTTGGAAGGGCAGTGCGAGGCAGGATGCCAGCAGAATCCGGACTGTCCGCGATTCGACTACTGTCCGAAAGATAAAACCGACGTTGACCGCGCCGAGACTGAGCGGTGGGAACGTCTCTTCTGGCCAGCCATGCTCGAACAGGGCATCTTCCTCACGGCGAACCAGTTCGAGTCCCAGTTTATCAGCTACGCCCACACCGAGGAAGACATCGAGGAAACGTTGGAAGCGTACAAAGAAGCGCTGTAG
- a CDS encoding aspartate kinase: MRVVAKFGGTSLGSGDRINRAADSVAAAVEAGHEIAVVASAMGNTTDELLDEIKFDADEPDRAEIVSMGERTSVRMLKAALSARGVDALFVEPGRDEWPIVTDARGEVNAEKTRERAAELASELDGTVPVITGFLAENEEGGVTTLGRGGSDTTAVMLGTYMDADEVVIVTDVEGVMTGDPSVVEGARNVGEITVDELRNLSFRGAEVVAPSALSYKDDDLHVRVVHYQHGDLLAGGTSVTGKFENLIDMRESPLACMTLAGRAIRNRPGILSDLSTALGDSEINIDAVASGMDSITFYVDTEFAERAENILHQEVIGEDSLSSVSVDDPIAVIRITGGELPNQPGIIHELVQPVADAHINIHDMITSATSVALFVDWDDREKTLEILQDHFQQ, from the coding sequence GTGCGCGTAGTCGCCAAGTTCGGAGGCACGAGCCTCGGAAGCGGTGACCGCATCAACCGGGCCGCAGACTCCGTCGCCGCCGCAGTAGAGGCGGGACACGAAATCGCCGTCGTCGCCAGCGCGATGGGTAACACCACCGACGAACTGCTGGACGAAATCAAATTCGACGCGGACGAACCCGACCGCGCGGAAATCGTCAGCATGGGCGAGCGAACGAGCGTTCGAATGCTCAAAGCCGCCCTTTCCGCGCGCGGGGTGGATGCACTCTTTGTCGAACCGGGCCGGGATGAGTGGCCCATCGTCACTGACGCGCGCGGCGAAGTGAACGCCGAGAAAACCAGAGAGCGCGCCGCCGAACTCGCCAGCGAGTTGGACGGAACGGTTCCGGTTATCACGGGCTTCCTCGCCGAAAACGAGGAGGGCGGCGTCACCACCCTTGGACGCGGCGGAAGCGACACGACCGCCGTAATGCTCGGAACCTACATGGACGCCGACGAAGTCGTCATCGTGACCGACGTGGAGGGCGTCATGACCGGCGACCCGAGCGTCGTGGAAGGTGCCCGAAACGTCGGCGAAATTACGGTGGACGAACTCAGAAACCTGTCCTTCCGCGGGGCGGAAGTCGTCGCTCCGTCGGCCCTTTCGTACAAGGACGACGACCTTCACGTTCGCGTCGTTCACTACCAGCACGGCGACCTGCTCGCTGGTGGAACGAGCGTCACCGGCAAGTTCGAAAACTTAATTGACATGCGCGAATCGCCGCTTGCCTGCATGACGCTGGCCGGGCGTGCGATTCGAAACCGTCCCGGCATCCTTTCCGACCTCTCCACCGCGCTCGGCGACAGCGAAATCAACATCGACGCCGTGGCAAGCGGGATGGACAGTATCACGTTCTACGTCGATACCGAGTTCGCAGAACGCGCCGAAAATATCCTTCATCAGGAAGTTATCGGCGAGGATTCGTTATCCAGCGTTTCCGTCGATGACCCAATCGCCGTGATTCGGATTACTGGTGGCGAACTCCCGAACCAACCGGGCATCATCCACGAACTCGTTCAACCGGTCGCAGATGCCCACATCAACATCCACGACATGATTACCAGCGCGACCAGCGTTGCGTTGTTCGTGGACTGGGACGACCGCGAGAAGACGCTGGAAATCCTGCAAGACCACTTCCAGCAGTAA